A stretch of the Canis lupus familiaris isolate Mischka breed German Shepherd chromosome 37, alternate assembly UU_Cfam_GSD_1.0, whole genome shotgun sequence genome encodes the following:
- the RPE gene encoding ribulose-phosphate 3-epimerase isoform X4 has product MLDSGADYLHLDVMDGHFVPNITFGHPVVESLRKQLGQDPFFDMHMMVSRPEQWVKPMAVAGANQYTFHLEATENPGALIKDIRENGMKVGLAIKPGTTVEYLAPWANQIDMALVMTVEPGFGGQKFMEDMMPKVHWLRTQFPSLDIEVDGGVGPDTIHKCAELGCEVFMEEELTKQPVSFDHLWNSFLLNCALPLGFLCLH; this is encoded by the exons ATGCTGGACTCTGGGGCCGATTATTTGCACCTGGATGTAATGGACGG GCATTTTGTTCCCAACATCACCTTTGGGCACCCTGTGGTAGAAAGCCTCCGAAAGCAGCTAGGCCAGGACCCTTTCTTTG atatgcACATGATGGTGTCCAGGCCGGAACAGTGGGTAAAACCAATGGCTGTAGCAGGAGCCAATCAATACACCTTTCATCTTGAGGCAACCGAAAACCCAGGGGCTTTGATTAAAGACATTCGGGAGAATGGGATGAAG GTTGGTCTTGCCATCAAACCAGGAACTACAGTTGAGTATTTGGCACCATGGGCTAATCAGATAGATATGGCCTTGGTTATGACAGTGGAACCTGGGTTTGGAGGGCAGAAATTCATGGAAGATATGATGCCGAAG GTGCATTGGTTGAGAACGCAGTTTCCATCTTTGGACATAGAAGTTGATGGTGGAGTAGGTCCTGACACCATCCATAAGTGTGCAGAG CTTGGCTGTGAGGTATTTATGGAAGAGGAGCTAACCAAACAGCCTGTATCCTTTGACCACTTGTGgaattcttttttacttaattgTGCTTTGCCATTGGGCTTTCTCTGCTTACATTAG
- the RPE gene encoding ribulose-phosphate 3-epimerase isoform X3: MLDSGADYLHLDVMDGHFVPNITFGHPVVESLRKQLGQDPFFDMHMMVSRPEQWVKPMAVAGANQYTFHLEATENPGALIKDIRENGMKVGLAIKPGTTVEYLAPWANQIDMALVMTVEPGFGGQKFMEDMMPKVHWLRTQFPSLDIEVDGGVGPDTIHKCAEAGANMIVSGSAIMRSDDPRSVINLLRNVCSEAAQKRSLDR, from the exons ATGCTGGACTCTGGGGCCGATTATTTGCACCTGGATGTAATGGACGG GCATTTTGTTCCCAACATCACCTTTGGGCACCCTGTGGTAGAAAGCCTCCGAAAGCAGCTAGGCCAGGACCCTTTCTTTG atatgcACATGATGGTGTCCAGGCCGGAACAGTGGGTAAAACCAATGGCTGTAGCAGGAGCCAATCAATACACCTTTCATCTTGAGGCAACCGAAAACCCAGGGGCTTTGATTAAAGACATTCGGGAGAATGGGATGAAG GTTGGTCTTGCCATCAAACCAGGAACTACAGTTGAGTATTTGGCACCATGGGCTAATCAGATAGATATGGCCTTGGTTATGACAGTGGAACCTGGGTTTGGAGGGCAGAAATTCATGGAAGATATGATGCCGAAG GTGCATTGGTTGAGAACGCAGTTTCCATCTTTGGACATAGAAGTTGATGGTGGAGTAGGTCCTGACACCATCCATAAGTGTGCAGAG GCAGGAGCTAACATGATTGTGTCTGGCAGTGCCATTATGAGGAGCGATGACCCCAGATCTGTGATCAACCTGTTAAGAAATGTTTGCTCAGAAGCTGCTCAGAAACGTTCTCTTGATCGATGA